The Musa acuminata AAA Group cultivar baxijiao chromosome BXJ2-5, Cavendish_Baxijiao_AAA, whole genome shotgun sequence genomic interval AAGAAGGTCGTCCATTACAAAACTTCCACAACCCTTCTCGTAGATGAAGGTCTCAACCTTGAAGCACTCCATAGATAAAACTTATATAGCTACCAATTTGGGCAATGTCATATGGCTCACATTGAACTTGTTGTATGTGAGAATACGCATAGAGTTTCACTCTTCTCTTGCCTATAACAATGTTTTACAATGACTTTGTATTGGATAAATATATTATCTCTGCATCGATACATTTGGTATATCATTTGTGCAATACTTTGTTGCAAGATTAGGTCCACATATAAAAGTTTAATCAGCAAGCATACATTGTAGTTCTTAGGGGAAACGTCATACATCTTTGGCGTCAAAGCAGTTTTTGCTTACCATTTGCTTATGATTTCAGAATTACTATTATAAATAGAGTAATGGCTTTATCTTACCTTTATTATAGAGTTTATCCTATGCTAATTAGTACTgctaaagtttttttttatatgtggaCTTCCATTTATATTTTATGtctatatttttgatattataattattcTTCTTATGATTGATCGAAGAATTTATACATCCAAAACATTGAttgatgtatcaaaagattatccAATAATCAATATCACCGATAAAATTTTACCAGTGATATTAATAATTAATATCACCTATAAAAGATTATCCAATAATTTTTTTACCGGtggttaaaaaaataataattaataataggATATTAGGATCAAATTTCGCTTTCACCCCTCTATTTATTGTGATCGAAGAAATCCTTGCGGAGAAAAAAGAAAGGCAAGTTTATAAGATTCGTGCCGTGCACGGAGACTAAAGTCTCTGATTGCATCTGCCGTTCGATTTGGGGCCAAAAAGGTAATAACGCATAATACTGGGAACATCGGCTAAAAATAGTTGCAACCGCAGACATTAAGCGCAGCATCCGAAAGTGGAATTGGGCGTAATCTGTAATTAGATCCTTATTGGATTTAGATCCTCCAATTTGGAGAGGTGGGAGGACGCAAGGAAATGGCGACTCCCGGCGAGAACGATCAAcagtcgaggaagaggaagaagaagacggcgGTCGGCAAGGAGATCGGCGGGAGGTGGCCGCCCGTCAAGCCCAAGAGGGATCTCCAGATCAACCGCCTTAAGGGCACCAACCTATTCACGGTTTGATTTCCCTTCACCACCCACGATGAATCTTCCTTTATCTTCTCATGCTCTTAAttgctttttttttcccctttgtgctgtcttgatttgtgttttgatactcttttttatttatttgccaTGTTTCTTGGATTGTGGAGGGTATTATTAATTGTCTTGAGAAATAATGAATATCAAAAGAAGCCATATATGTGTAGTGATTGTTGTGAATCCTTTACCCAGTGTATTCTACATGAAGAATATCATGTTGTCTAGGTGTACTTGGAGCACTTCACCTACTTTGATTACATGGGACATTGCCAATCTAATACATATTGGTTAATCATGCACCGAACTGAACCATTTAACTATTGAATTACATTCGAGTGGGCATTTGTTGTTTGTCTTAAGAAGTTTTTGGTAACATGAAGAGATGTTCTTTAAAGCACTATCATCAATTGAATCTCCTTTTGCAAATACTTTTCAGATACCAAACTTCTTCACTAGTTCTGAATCAAAGGCCTTCGTTCGAGCTGCGGAGTCTATTGGCTTTATCCACCAAGGAAGCCTGGGTCCAGCCAAAGGTGAAGCCTATAGGGATAATGATCGGATATCAGTCACTGATCAAGGACTTGCTGAAAGCATATGGCAGTCAGGCCTTAAAAGAATATTTGATGATATTAAACTTCAGGGAAAAGTTGCTATTGGTTTGAATCCAAACATTCGTTTCTACAGGTTATGACCGAatctttttttatgtttcttcTATCTTTACATTATTCTGTGCTCTTGATTCTACATTCATTcaacattaaaagaaataaaatgatctttCCGTAACCTTAGTAAAGGGTTCCTTGATGTCTGGACTGCCACATTTTGTTTGAAAGAAAAAATGTCAttcatgtcaaaaaaaaaaaaaaagtcgcaAGAGAGATTAGGCAAAAAGCTTACTGTTGCAgcttaacaaaaaaaaaggagaatccATTACTTCTACCAAAATTTACCAAGTCACAAGCTTCAGAATTAGCGTTCCTAGGCAGGTGGTCAATTTGAACAACAGATAATTTGGCTAATAGAACTCTAGCATCAGGTAAATAGCTAAAAGATGCCAAGTGATTTCAGCAGTACCGTTTACAAAATTGATAATGTTCAGTGCATCAAGTCGGATCCATAAATTACTCCAGCTTACCCTCTCTGCATGTTTGAGGGCTGCTAAAAGAGAGAGTGCTTCCACAATTATGGGAGTGCAAGCACTACAGTGGACACAACCAACAGGACTGTGTTGCCGGTTGTCGTGaagatgagttccaatagctgtaTGGAAGCCAGGCGAAACCATCAGATTCCAGAACGCAGTCATAGTAAGCGTAGTTTGGGTCATAAATGTTAGGATTAGTATCCCTAAACCCCTCAGAAAAATGACTGTCATGAAGTCATTCATAAGAGCCAGTGCTTTGTGTACTAAAAGTAGAGGTTTGGACTGGCAGTTGTGAGATATGACTTTTTGTATTAAGCCATAGACACCAAAGGAGTACGAAATAAGTGAAAGAGTCCGTCTGGAGGTTGTTCTGTCAGTTCCCCTTTTTAACGGAATCCACTTCATGAGAATGTGATTGatggtgttaagcttttgatgaagGATAAGCATGGGATTAGGTTTGGAGAAAGTAGACTGGAATCCCACATTTTGTTCCAACTAGACTTGCAAACATAATTATTCCACAGGATAGAGAGTGATTTGTAGTGTTTGCTATTGCCGTTCAGTTGGATGGTCCAGGATTTGCCTCTTTGGGGGTCTTTGTTTGAAGGAAAATTGTTGATAAAACAAATTAATAGTGAAATACAATGAATGTAGACGTATTGGAGAATTTACATATGAAACCACGAGCATTAGGATATGGTTAAGGTTCTTTACTGGATGTACATAATGCATTTATCATGGCAGAACTATTAGTTATTatgcaaaatgtgtaacttgtttTACATTCTTCAGATATAAGGTGGGCCAGCGGTTTGGTCGACATATTGATGAGAGTGTTGACCTTGGAGGAGGACACGTAACACAGTACA includes:
- the LOC135612295 gene encoding uncharacterized protein LOC135612295, with protein sequence MATPGENDQQSRKRKKKTAVGKEIGGRWPPVKPKRDLQINRLKGTNLFTIPNFFTSSESKAFVRAAESIGFIHQGSLGPAKGEAYRDNDRISVTDQGLAESIWQSGLKRIFDDIKLQGKVAIGLNPNIRFYRYKVGQRFGRHIDESVDLGGGHVTQYTLLVYLTGKGSNHDTSMQSLVGGETVFYDRGIVEEVAPEEGMALLHIHGSKCMLHEARVVTKNVKYVLRSDVVFA